GGTTGTCTTTTTGGCACCCCTATTTGAAAGCTTAAAGAAAAACACGGAGTTTGATTGGTTATCTGCCCTAAAGAGTGATAGGTTTATAATTCCATTTCTACTGATATTTCTCATTCACAATCTTTCGCTATCGCTAACCCTACGTAAAAAAATTGGACGATGGGTTCATATCTTGGTAATAACGATATGCATTTGTGTAGCGGTTTTCTCTAGTCCCTTCCTGAAGCCAGCCGAGAAGCACATGCCTGGAAGAGAGTTTGCTCCACCACCCAAGCCTACAATGGAACCTCCTAGAGGTAATTTTCCTCCTCCTAAAGAGCCACACGAGAATAAGATTTTTGGTCCTCTACGATTGACCCCTCCAATGGGAGATCTTTTAATGGTTATATTCATTATAGGATTTAATACTGTAGTAAAGCTGCAGTTTCGCTCTGTAAAAAAGTTGCAACGGCTTGAGGAACTGGAGCGGCAGCATGTCGAAACGGAGTTGGCTTACTTAAAAAGTCAAATTAGCCCTCACTTTTTTATGAATACACTTAACAATATACATGCGCTAATTGACGTTGATAGTGAAAAGGCAAAAGAAACTGTAATAGAACTCTCTAAGTTGATGCGCTTCCTCCTTTACGAATCAGGACAGCGAGTTATTCCTTTAGCCAAAGAGGTTACTTTTCTGTCAAACTTTGTGGAGTTGATGAAATTGCGGTATACTGAAAATATTGACATCCAGATGGAACTACCCGAGAGTATTCCTTCTTCTATTCAGGTGCCACCGCTGCTGCTACTCCCATTTCTCGAAAATGCATTTAAGCATGGAATTAGCTACCGTAAGCCTTCGTATGTGCATTTTAGCCTCTCAATTAATGAAAGCAAGCTGTGTTGCATAGTAAAAAATAGCAACCATAGCAGGGGCGATAACCAAAAAGTGGGAATAGGACTCGATAACGTAAGGAAGAGACTGCAGATTCTGTTTGGCAGCAGCTATCAGCTAAACGTAAGCAGCACAGATGAGGAGTTTAGGGTTGACCTTACGCTAGATCTAGCGGGTAGCAATGTGAATTTTTAAGATAGTAGGGCTATGAAGTGTCTTTGCATTGATGATGAACCTTTGGCGCTAAACAAGATTTGCGAGTATGTGCGCCGCGTTCCTTTCCTTGAGTTGGTAGGAGAGGCTTGCGATGTGTACGAGGCAATGTCAATTCTAGCATCACAAAAAATTGATGTGCTTTTTACAGATATCAACATGCCCGATTTAAACGGGATGGAATTTGTGCGTTCTTTGGAGCATTGTCCAATTGTTATTTTTACAACTGCCTATAGTGAGTATGCCATCGAGGGTTTTAAAGTTGATGCTCTTGACTACCTGCTTAAGCCCTTCTCATTTGCCGATTTCTGTAAAGCCGCAAATAAGGCATATAAGCAGTATAAGTTGCAGGAGGACTCTAAAAATCGAGGAAAAGACGAACGCGAACCTTACTTTTACGTTAAGGCTGATGGCCGAATGGTTCGCATCGATTACGAAAATATTCTATACTTCGAAGGACAAAGCGAATACGTGCGCATTGTTCTTGAGAGCGGAAAGCCAGTGGTAACGCTGCTTACCATGAAGATACTTGAAACTCATCTTCCTGCTGATACCTTTAAAAGGGTACATCGCTCTTTTATCGTGAATGTTTCCAAAATTGTTCAGGTTGCCAACAACCGAATAACCATGAGCGAGGACACAATTATCCCAGTTGGCGATCAATACAAAGACTCTTTTAATACATTTATTCAGCAGTACTTCCTAAGTAAGTAAGCCTCATCCAATAGTTCGTTTCATTATCAAAAAGATAAAATAGGAAGGGTTGTTCTAAAAACCAGGACAACCCTTCTTGCTTAATTAACTCCTAGATCTTCTTTCCGATATAAAAAACGTAGCCATAATACTCCTTATACTTGGAGTATAGCAATGCCTCGTGTCGCTGGTTTGCTACAAGGTCTTCGGCCGTTTTGTTGCCTGCATATTTCTCCCAAAAGATTTTCTGCATGGCTTCCTGCTTAACGTAGAAATGTTCAGTCCAGCAGTTCTCCGGTAGAATAAATGTGGAAACAGGCATATATCCAGCCTTCTGGAGTTGGGCAACCTTACTCGGAATCGTATCAATTTCGAGGTAGGCATCCTTCCAAAACTCGTCGATCTCAATTGGTCGTTCATCGGTAAACCATGACGCTTCGGTAACGGCAATATAGCCACCTGTTTTTAGATGTTTTCGCCACTCGTTTAGGCCTCGTTCGAATCCTATATTATAGATTGCACCTTCCGACCATATCAAGTCTAATTCCTCATCCCAAAAAGGAAGGTTATCCATAGAGCCAACAATGCCTTTAACTCTATTCTGAAGGTTCAATCTTCCGGCATTTTCATTTAGCCGATCGATATATAAGGGAAACAGGTCGATAGCGGTAATAGTACCTGATGTATGCTGAGCCAGCACCATTGTCTGCCCACCAGTACCGCAGCCTATATCGGCGATATGCGATTCGTTAGTCAGGTTGTCGATAAAACTTAATGCCTTAATAGTTACTTCGGGGCTGCCAGGTCCTTGCCGGTCTACGCTTGCGAAATATTCGCAGATTAGGCTGAAGTCGAACTCGTGAATCGATTTATTTTCGTTACTCATGATGTTTAAATCTAAGTTGATAGAAGCATGGCGTCGGAGTATAGTATATCCTTTACCAAGTTTCAAATTATTACTGATATATGAACATAAAAATATCTCTAACAAGAATATGCCAGAGCTTATTTAAGGGATAACCTTGGGCAGAACACCTAAGGTTATTTACTTTACAATATCCGTGTCTAGTATAAACATCCAATTTTTTTAGACATGACAAAGGCATGAATTAGTTGGTTACACCGCTATACTATTTTTTTATTTATTGTAATTGCGTTGAGTACTATACTAAAGCACAAACCTAGGAAAGCATTCCTCTATATTGGCATCCTCTTCGTAAAGATTTGCAGGGTAATCGATCTTTGCCAGAAACAATCCTTGAGATGGGGCCGAAGTGCCTGCAAGGGCCCTATCCTTACCGCGTATTATGTCGTGTACTTGTTCTGGGGTTATTTTCCCCTTGCCAACCTCCAGTAACGTGCCTACAATAGCACGAACCATGTTACGGAGAAACCTATCGGCTTGAATGACGAATACGTATTGGTTGGGAGCATACTCTAGCCACTCAGCGCGTGTAATGGTGCAGTTATTTGTCTTTACATCGGTATGTAGTTTGCTAAAGCTGGTAAAGTCGGTATGCTCAAAAAGTATTGGTAGCGCCTCCTTGATACGTTCTATGGCAAGTAGTCCTTTAAAGTGGTACGAGCAATCGTTTATGTAGCTGTTCTTTGTTGTATGAATAAAGTAGTTATAGGTACGCGAGGTGGCATCGAAGCGTGCG
This window of the uncultured Acetobacteroides sp. genome carries:
- a CDS encoding LytTR family DNA-binding domain-containing protein, whose product is MKCLCIDDEPLALNKICEYVRRVPFLELVGEACDVYEAMSILASQKIDVLFTDINMPDLNGMEFVRSLEHCPIVIFTTAYSEYAIEGFKVDALDYLLKPFSFADFCKAANKAYKQYKLQEDSKNRGKDEREPYFYVKADGRMVRIDYENILYFEGQSEYVRIVLESGKPVVTLLTMKILETHLPADTFKRVHRSFIVNVSKIVQVANNRITMSEDTIIPVGDQYKDSFNTFIQQYFLSK
- a CDS encoding class I SAM-dependent methyltransferase produces the protein MSNENKSIHEFDFSLICEYFASVDRQGPGSPEVTIKALSFIDNLTNESHIADIGCGTGGQTMVLAQHTSGTITAIDLFPLYIDRLNENAGRLNLQNRVKGIVGSMDNLPFWDEELDLIWSEGAIYNIGFERGLNEWRKHLKTGGYIAVTEASWFTDERPIEIDEFWKDAYLEIDTIPSKVAQLQKAGYMPVSTFILPENCWTEHFYVKQEAMQKIFWEKYAGNKTAEDLVANQRHEALLYSKYKEYYGYVFYIGKKI
- the truA gene encoding tRNA pseudouridine(38-40) synthase TruA produces the protein MPRYFIRITYKGTNYHGWQVQPNATTVQKKLNYALSTFLRESIDTIGAGRTDTGVHASYFIAHFDSIKENLQSTPNLIHKLNCILPSDITAYSIKRVDDSVNARFDATSRTYNYFIHTTKNSYINDCSYHFKGLLAIERIKEALPILFEHTDFTSFSKLHTDVKTNNCTITRAEWLEYAPNQYVFVIQADRFLRNMVRAIVGTLLEVGKGKITPEQVHDIIRGKDRALAGTSAPSQGLFLAKIDYPANLYEEDANIEECFPRFVL
- a CDS encoding histidine kinase; the encoded protein is MVIFIIGFNTVVKLQFRSVKKLQRLEELERQHVETELAYLKSQISPHFFMNTLNNIHALIDVDSEKAKETVIELSKLMRFLLYESGQRVIPLAKEVTFLSNFVELMKLRYTENIDIQMELPESIPSSIQVPPLLLLPFLENAFKHGISYRKPSYVHFSLSINESKLCCIVKNSNHSRGDNQKVGIGLDNVRKRLQILFGSSYQLNVSSTDEEFRVDLTLDLAGSNVNF